CTGTTGGTCTAAGAGCTTTTGAGTTTGCTTTTGCGATTCCACCAAGCTTTTTATTTGTTCATCTTTATTTATATTTTGAGATTCAAGGTATTCAATTTGGTGTTTAAGACTGTTTAAATAATCATTTAATGAACTATTTAATTCAACACCTTCAATATTCATATTCGTTGTTATATTAGTTTTTTCTTGGTGTTTATCGGTATCTAATTCGCTGTTTGAACGACTGTTTAATTCAACACCGAGATTTTCTTTTATCTGTTTAACTGCTATAGCAGTTAATAACTTCATTCCGTTATTTCTAACTACATATTCGCTTGATATTTTAGAAACTTGATAATGAATTTTATTCTTGCTAACACCTAACTCATCCGCAAGCTCTTTGATTGTTTTTAAATTCTCACTCATGGCTTGCTCCTTTACCTCGAACATTTGCACGTTCTGGTTGTTCAAGGTCTTGTAATTTTACAGTTGGCAAGTATTGTTCAATCGCTTTTTTCAAATACTTCGCCATATTTCCTTTTGAATACGGTGCTTGCTTCTCACGTACATACGACAAATGCGTTTTCACGCCCTCAAGTCCTCGTAAGGCTTTCAGTTCATCATAGCGTGGATAGACGTTCTTTTGTAAGCCTGACATGAGTGCAAGGTCGGTCATTTCATACGGACTTAACAGCATGGAATCTAGCAACAAGCGTGTGTAGTTGCTTTGCATAGCTTCCGCATACAAAGCTTGTTCGGTTTGTTCTTTTTTTGCCTGCTCTTCTTGGTACAATGGATCATCTAACTTGTAACTGGTATCGTCTGCTTGCCATTTTTTCGTGATATGAAAGACAATCGAATCAATCGAACGTCCTTTTTTGATTTTGTCATAGGCTACATTCAAATGGGTGTATTGATTAATTTCTTTAAGAGGTGCATTTAATATCCATTTTGTAAAATCTGTCATATTTTTATATTCATCGACTGTATTTGTCATAGCTCGTAATTCTTGCATCGAAATAGACGGATGGCGGTAGGCTTCGACTTGCTCCTCTCTGCGCCCACCCTTAGAACTATAATGCTCGTATTGGTTATAGTGCATGGATAACCACTTATACAACACAATGCTGTACTTGCTGTTTAACTCCATAATGTCACTAATAGCATATTGGGTAAAATTTTGCTTCAAGTCAATCAAATAAGGCATAATCGCTTGGTCAAAGCGGATCGTGACTTCATCATCATAATCATTCCACTTGATATAAGGGATTGGCACAATACTTTCAAATTCAAATCCTTTTCCAGTCTGCTCTCGCACTTCAAAATAAGCTTGTTTCTGCATTTTTTCAATGGCTTGTTTAAAGCGACTATGCTTGTCGTTGTCGGACACATCAAAGAAAGCAAACAATTCTTTTTTGGATAAGTAAATCGTATGGTCTTTCGGTGGATTGTCCGTATCAATGCACGATACCGCCAATTCAAAAATCTTTAGAGGGGTCTTATCCATTTTTGCTACGCTCGTAATCAAGTCATTGTGTTCCACGACTTTTCGTTTTGTCAGTTCATCCATGTACATCACCTGCTTTTTTACATGATTCGTTTCTGGTATACTGGCCATAGAAAATACGCTCCTTTGCGTGTTTTGGTTAGGCATAGAGAAAGACATTTTACAGTGGTATTTTCTCTATGCTCTTATTATAGCACTATATAGAGAAAAATAAATGCAACTTCTCTCTGTATACACAGTTTTTTCTCTCTGTATACACAGTTTTTTCTCTCTGTATACACAGTTTTTTCTCTCTGTATACACAGTTTTTTCTCTCTGTTTAATCTCGCAAACCCTTGCTAAAACTGCCTTTTTCGGCACGCAAAAGGTTTAAAAGATTTAAAAGATTTAAAATATATAAGATAAATTAAAAAGGCTTCGCCCTCTCGTTCACTTCGGTTAAAAAATCTAAAAGATCAAAATCGTACAGTAATAAATGCAAAAAGGAGTGAGCGAAAAACACGCTCACATTGTACTTGCAGCGTTCACTTCGTTCACTTGCGAAAAGAAAAGAGCAAACCCTCTTTTAGGGATTTTCTTGATTGGCTCTAATTGCTCGTATACGCTGTTTTAATTGTTTGACTAGATAAATACGCCTATCTGGCAATCAAACGCCTTACAGGCGGTCAGGGCAAGCCCTAACGACCCTTGAATTAAAAACCTACATGAATAATTGTTTTTTAATTCCAAACAAAACAGTTCATTTAAAATCAATTTAAACCCACTTTAAACCCACTTAAAATCGTTTCTAAGGCGTTTTAATCTTACATTTGAATAAATAGACGTTTAATATGAAAAACGCCTTAAAACGAATTTTATGACGTTTTTTGAGAAAATTGTTTTTTACCCGC
This genomic interval from Enterococcus saigonensis contains the following:
- a CDS encoding RepB family plasmid replication initiator protein, with translation MASIPETNHVKKQVMYMDELTKRKVVEHNDLITSVAKMDKTPLKIFELAVSCIDTDNPPKDHTIYLSKKELFAFFDVSDNDKHSRFKQAIEKMQKQAYFEVREQTGKGFEFESIVPIPYIKWNDYDDEVTIRFDQAIMPYLIDLKQNFTQYAISDIMELNSKYSIVLYKWLSMHYNQYEHYSSKGGRREEQVEAYRHPSISMQELRAMTNTVDEYKNMTDFTKWILNAPLKEINQYTHLNVAYDKIKKGRSIDSIVFHITKKWQADDTSYKLDDPLYQEEQAKKEQTEQALYAEAMQSNYTRLLLDSMLLSPYEMTDLALMSGLQKNVYPRYDELKALRGLEGVKTHLSYVREKQAPYSKGNMAKYLKKAIEQYLPTVKLQDLEQPERANVRGKGASHE